Proteins encoded in a region of the Leifsonia sp. PS1209 genome:
- a CDS encoding carbohydrate ABC transporter permease — MTAVSGSAREGRAGSRVRKTLLHVVLAIGGIAMVFPFIWMLITSFKTLPQLLNDPLSFLPTPFTFQNYVDAWNDAPFAQAYVNSIYIAVLVVIGTLITAAMAGYAFARIRFRGSRVLFVVFLATQMIPMQVTLIPFYFLMAKLGWVDSHLSLIIPAALANPFAVFLMRQFVLSLPKELEEAALVDGAGRWRIFWSIILPNLRPGLGALAIIVALSTWNNFLLPLVLLNSQDLFTVPLLLQSFRGQFGSINYGLIMAASAVATIPMLIAFVIGQRRILNSMAASGLGGR; from the coding sequence ATGACCGCCGTATCCGGGTCAGCCCGCGAGGGCCGCGCAGGCTCCCGCGTCCGCAAGACGCTCCTCCATGTGGTGCTCGCCATCGGCGGCATCGCGATGGTGTTCCCGTTCATCTGGATGCTCATCACCTCGTTCAAGACGCTGCCCCAGCTCCTGAACGACCCGCTCAGCTTCCTCCCCACCCCGTTCACGTTCCAGAACTACGTGGATGCGTGGAACGACGCCCCGTTCGCGCAGGCGTACGTCAACAGCATTTACATCGCCGTGCTGGTCGTCATCGGCACGCTCATCACCGCCGCCATGGCCGGGTACGCGTTCGCGCGCATCCGGTTCCGCGGCAGCCGCGTGCTGTTCGTGGTGTTCCTGGCGACGCAGATGATCCCGATGCAGGTCACGCTCATCCCGTTCTACTTCCTGATGGCGAAGCTGGGCTGGGTGGACTCGCACCTGTCGCTGATCATCCCCGCCGCCCTGGCGAACCCGTTCGCGGTGTTCCTGATGCGCCAGTTCGTGCTGTCGCTGCCGAAGGAGCTGGAGGAGGCCGCGCTGGTCGACGGCGCAGGACGGTGGCGCATCTTCTGGAGCATCATCCTCCCGAACCTGCGCCCGGGCCTCGGAGCGCTCGCGATCATCGTGGCGCTCAGCACCTGGAACAACTTCCTGCTTCCCCTGGTGCTGCTGAACAGTCAGGATCTCTTCACGGTTCCGCTGCTGCTGCAGAGCTTCCGCGGCCAGTTCGGCTCGATCAACTATGGGCTCATCATGGCGGCGTCGGCTGTGGCGACCATCCCGATGCTGATCGCGTTCGTCATCGGCCAGCGTCGCATCCTGAACAGCATGGCGGCGTCCGGACTGGGCGGCCGATGA
- a CDS encoding glycogen debranching protein, whose amino-acid sequence MSAAATTRDARGAAAQDAAALDAAAQDAADRAARFLDLENAPFTLPGSRILVQRTDGGVTVRLAEYERRLDDCVVVRALRVFGADGRVAEIADVRPESIAFDGGATLTFDGQRALSLGGGSRWTVELTVPGAVGALDAAQAGDASGAWAPGLPPAGEASWTATGADDLLMREVGGDTVVRLSFPGGDGSQLRIALGASTAENAEASHASGAPHASALAATTSVWADWFARTPRVRADLADLTAFCWWVLGANIVTLPGRGDARAVVPSKIGYVGLWQWDAYFIAAGLRHGAPELAREQLALAFGFPTPDGQLPDVVHDDGVLASSDDLPPGDRDTLRRAGSSIADPSAPIPLTKPPLAAWALRSLEGLIDDPAWFDEAWETVARSQEWWFAHSDLDGDGMPEYGHPYSSGLDDSPVFDGELPVASPDLAAYLILQDDLLASRARSVGDTAAAERHAARAERTLALLEAMWDDAAGFFRSRGAGTPLSAETAVSLLPLLTGRLPGRIVSRMLEALDDPDRFATPWAIPTVAARDADFSAERMWRGPVWVNINALIAEGLAVSGHADRSRELVEATLRLVQHAGGPHEYFNPLIGRRAKTATTSFGWSAALCVDLAVRASG is encoded by the coding sequence ATGAGCGCGGCGGCGACGACGCGGGATGCGCGGGGCGCGGCGGCACAGGATGCGGCGGCGCTGGATGCTGCGGCACAGGATGCGGCCGACCGTGCCGCTCGGTTCCTCGACCTGGAGAACGCGCCGTTCACTCTGCCGGGGTCGCGCATCCTGGTGCAGCGGACGGACGGCGGCGTGACCGTGCGGCTGGCCGAGTACGAGCGCAGGCTCGACGACTGCGTCGTGGTGCGGGCGCTGCGGGTGTTCGGTGCGGACGGGCGCGTCGCGGAGATCGCGGACGTGCGCCCGGAGAGCATCGCGTTCGACGGGGGAGCGACCCTGACCTTCGACGGCCAGCGGGCGCTGAGCCTCGGCGGCGGCTCGCGGTGGACGGTCGAGCTGACCGTGCCGGGCGCGGTCGGTGCGCTCGACGCCGCTCAGGCAGGCGACGCATCCGGTGCCTGGGCGCCCGGGCTGCCGCCGGCCGGCGAGGCGTCCTGGACGGCGACCGGCGCGGACGACCTGCTGATGCGGGAGGTGGGCGGGGACACCGTCGTGCGGCTCTCGTTCCCCGGCGGAGACGGCTCGCAACTGCGGATCGCACTGGGCGCATCCACGGCGGAGAACGCGGAGGCTTCGCACGCTTCGGGTGCCCCGCACGCCTCCGCCCTCGCAGCCACCACATCCGTCTGGGCGGACTGGTTCGCCCGCACACCGCGGGTGCGTGCCGACCTCGCCGACCTCACGGCGTTCTGCTGGTGGGTGCTCGGCGCCAACATCGTCACCCTGCCCGGTCGCGGCGACGCGCGCGCCGTCGTCCCGTCGAAGATCGGCTACGTCGGCCTCTGGCAGTGGGACGCGTACTTCATCGCGGCCGGCCTCCGCCACGGCGCCCCGGAGCTCGCACGCGAGCAGCTCGCCCTCGCGTTCGGCTTCCCGACACCGGACGGCCAGCTGCCCGACGTCGTTCACGACGACGGCGTGCTGGCGTCGAGCGACGACCTCCCGCCCGGCGACAGGGACACGCTGCGTCGCGCAGGCTCCTCCATCGCCGACCCGTCGGCGCCGATCCCGCTCACCAAGCCGCCGCTCGCGGCCTGGGCGCTGCGCTCGCTCGAAGGCCTGATCGACGACCCCGCCTGGTTCGACGAGGCGTGGGAGACGGTCGCGCGCAGCCAGGAGTGGTGGTTCGCGCATTCCGACCTCGACGGAGACGGGATGCCCGAGTACGGCCACCCGTACTCCTCCGGCCTCGACGACAGCCCAGTGTTCGACGGAGAGCTTCCCGTCGCGTCACCGGACCTCGCGGCGTACCTGATCCTGCAGGACGACCTGCTCGCATCCCGGGCCAGATCGGTGGGGGACACTGCGGCAGCCGAGCGCCACGCCGCACGAGCCGAGCGCACCCTCGCGCTGCTCGAGGCGATGTGGGACGACGCCGCCGGGTTCTTCCGCTCCCGCGGAGCGGGCACACCGCTCTCCGCGGAGACCGCCGTCAGCCTGCTCCCGCTGCTCACCGGCCGCCTGCCCGGGCGCATCGTGTCCAGGATGCTCGAAGCTCTCGACGACCCGGACCGGTTCGCGACGCCGTGGGCGATCCCCACGGTCGCCGCCAGGGATGCCGACTTCTCCGCAGAGCGGATGTGGCGCGGCCCGGTATGGGTCAACATCAACGCCCTCATCGCCGAGGGGCTGGCCGTCTCCGGCCACGCGGACCGCTCCCGCGAGCTGGTCGAGGCGACGCTGCGCCTGGTGCAGCACGCCGGTGGACCGCACGAGTACTTCAACCCGCTCATCGGAAGGAGGGCCAAGACGGCGACGACGTCGTTCGGCTGGTCGGCCGCGCTGTGCGTCGACCTCGCGGTGCGCGCTTCGGGCTGA
- a CDS encoding GntR family transcriptional regulator, translated as MIERKNLRSQVREELIARMRAGDVRPGESINEVQLAAELGVSRTPLREALIALESEGQIESENGKGFRFVPLSAREFEELCPIIVALESLALDLSPADELAGIGTQLAALAAEFNDDVAQHALVNRRDDEWHNLMLSACPNQRLLDEIAGVRRAIHRYESLLVSDDVMVERSAIEHADIARYLVAGDLPAAKEALAANWTNGMRRLLADAGISWERLG; from the coding sequence GTGATCGAGCGCAAGAACCTGCGGTCCCAGGTGCGCGAAGAACTCATCGCGAGAATGCGCGCCGGCGACGTGCGCCCCGGCGAGAGCATCAACGAGGTGCAGCTCGCCGCCGAGCTCGGCGTGTCGCGCACGCCGCTGCGGGAGGCCCTGATCGCGCTCGAAAGCGAAGGGCAGATCGAGTCGGAGAACGGCAAAGGCTTCCGGTTCGTGCCGCTGAGCGCCCGGGAGTTCGAAGAACTGTGCCCCATCATCGTGGCGCTGGAAAGCCTCGCGCTCGACCTCAGCCCGGCCGACGAGCTGGCCGGAATCGGCACACAGCTCGCCGCCCTCGCCGCCGAGTTCAACGACGACGTCGCGCAGCACGCGCTGGTCAACCGCCGCGACGACGAGTGGCACAACCTGATGCTGAGCGCCTGCCCCAACCAGCGGCTGCTCGACGAGATCGCCGGCGTGCGCCGCGCCATCCACCGCTACGAGTCGCTGCTGGTGTCCGACGACGTGATGGTCGAACGCAGCGCGATCGAACACGCAGACATCGCGCGCTACTTGGTCGCCGGCGACCTGCCGGCGGCGAAAGAGGCGCTGGCCGCCAACTGGACCAATGGGATGCGCCGTCTGCTCGCGGACGCGGGCATCTCGTGGGAGCGGCTGGGCTGA
- a CDS encoding beta-galactosidase, with translation MTTTSPRTIRLDALAYGGDYNPDQWPESVWAEDARLMAEAGVNLVTLPVFSWPLLEPREGEYDFAGLDRVIDLLWEHGISIDLATATATPPAWLVREHPEVLPWNADGVRLEFGSRQTYCPSSPVFRDAALRLTRTLAERYGDHPALALWHVSNEYGDHVSRCWCPESARHFRRWLRDRYETIDGLNAAWGTSCWGQHYLDFDQIEPPRTATGPINPAQLLDFERFSSDALLELFQSEIDVLREVTPDIAVTTNFMSLFRELDYWDFADAEDIVTDDAYPDPADPDAHIGAALNYGLMRSLKDGRPWLLLEQAPSAVSWREVNVPKAPGQMRVGSMQALAHGSDGVLFFQWRQAKFGPEKFHSAMLGHRRERSRTFQETKALGAELKKLAPIKGTRVRASIALVADWDSWWGVSEPESLPSVRLDWLKEARAWHAAAYALGQPVDVARAAGPYGEHRVLLVPNLYATTPEQADALSAFVAEGGQLVVGPFSGVVDHSEQVHDGGAPGPLRDLLGVEVDEWWPLADGQTASVAFGGERHGVRVWSEWIDAADGTEVLAHYSDGDLAGRPAVTRRASGAGAAWYLSAGLDSDGMRAVLSGVFAAAGVPVPASTERDTDLEVVTRTDGVTDYTFVLNHGRRTLTAPRIPGGRDLLTDADADAADGLRLGPFGVAVIAHPTRTEPAGA, from the coding sequence GTGACGACCACCTCGCCGCGGACCATCCGCCTCGACGCCCTCGCATACGGCGGCGACTACAACCCCGACCAGTGGCCGGAGAGCGTCTGGGCAGAGGATGCACGCCTCATGGCCGAGGCCGGGGTCAACCTGGTCACCCTTCCCGTCTTCTCCTGGCCGCTGCTCGAACCGCGTGAGGGCGAGTACGACTTCGCCGGCCTCGACCGCGTGATCGACCTGCTCTGGGAGCACGGCATCAGCATCGACCTGGCCACAGCGACCGCCACACCTCCCGCCTGGCTGGTCCGCGAGCATCCGGAGGTGCTGCCCTGGAACGCCGACGGCGTCCGGCTCGAGTTCGGCTCGCGGCAGACGTACTGCCCCAGCTCTCCGGTGTTCCGGGATGCGGCCCTCCGCCTCACGCGCACCCTCGCCGAACGCTACGGCGATCATCCGGCACTCGCGCTCTGGCACGTGTCGAACGAGTACGGCGACCACGTCTCCCGCTGCTGGTGCCCGGAGTCAGCTCGCCACTTCCGCCGCTGGCTGCGCGACCGCTACGAGACGATCGACGGCCTCAACGCGGCCTGGGGCACCAGCTGCTGGGGGCAGCACTACCTCGACTTCGACCAGATCGAGCCGCCGCGCACGGCCACCGGCCCGATCAACCCTGCCCAGCTCCTCGACTTCGAGCGCTTCTCCTCCGACGCGCTGCTCGAACTCTTCCAGTCCGAGATCGACGTGCTGCGCGAGGTCACCCCCGACATCGCGGTCACCACCAACTTCATGAGCCTGTTCCGCGAGCTCGACTACTGGGACTTCGCGGACGCGGAGGACATCGTCACCGACGACGCCTACCCCGACCCCGCCGATCCGGATGCGCACATCGGCGCCGCCCTCAACTACGGCCTCATGCGTTCCCTCAAAGACGGCCGCCCGTGGCTGCTGCTCGAACAGGCGCCGAGCGCGGTGAGCTGGCGCGAGGTCAACGTGCCGAAGGCGCCGGGTCAGATGCGCGTCGGCAGCATGCAGGCGCTCGCCCACGGCTCGGACGGCGTGCTGTTCTTCCAGTGGCGGCAGGCGAAGTTCGGTCCGGAGAAGTTCCACTCCGCGATGCTCGGCCACCGCCGAGAGCGCAGCCGCACCTTCCAGGAGACCAAGGCGCTCGGGGCCGAACTGAAGAAGCTTGCGCCGATCAAGGGCACCCGCGTGCGCGCATCCATCGCCCTCGTCGCGGACTGGGACTCCTGGTGGGGCGTCAGCGAACCGGAGTCCCTGCCGTCCGTGCGCCTCGACTGGCTGAAGGAGGCGCGGGCCTGGCACGCCGCCGCGTACGCGCTCGGCCAGCCGGTGGATGTCGCCCGCGCCGCCGGTCCGTACGGAGAGCACCGCGTGCTGCTCGTCCCCAACCTCTACGCAACCACCCCCGAGCAGGCGGATGCGCTCTCGGCGTTCGTCGCGGAGGGAGGCCAGCTGGTCGTCGGACCGTTCTCCGGCGTCGTCGACCACAGCGAGCAGGTGCACGACGGAGGCGCCCCCGGCCCGCTGCGCGACCTGCTGGGCGTCGAGGTGGACGAGTGGTGGCCGCTGGCGGACGGGCAGACGGCGTCCGTCGCGTTCGGAGGCGAGCGCCACGGCGTCCGCGTCTGGAGCGAGTGGATCGATGCGGCGGACGGCACAGAGGTGCTCGCCCACTACAGCGACGGCGACCTCGCCGGGCGTCCGGCCGTCACGCGCCGCGCATCCGGTGCCGGCGCCGCCTGGTACCTGAGCGCCGGTCTCGACAGCGACGGGATGCGCGCCGTGCTCTCCGGGGTGTTCGCCGCCGCGGGCGTGCCCGTCCCCGCCTCCACCGAGCGCGACACCGACCTCGAGGTCGTCACCCGCACCGACGGCGTCACCGACTACACGTTCGTCCTCAACCACGGGCGCCGCACGCTCACCGCTCCGCGCATCCCGGGCGGCCGCGACCTCCTCACCGACGCCGACGCCGATGCCGCCGACGGGCTGCGGCTCGGGCCCTTCGGCGTCGCCGTCATCGCCCACCCCACCCGCACAGAACCGGCCGGCGCATGA
- the gcvPA gene encoding aminomethyl-transferring glycine dehydrogenase subunit GcvPA, with protein sequence MTQPFVHPYVPNTAPASRQAMLDAVGAESVEEFYADVPADLRLAGPLDLPEPLVAEQDLVRHVGGLLRRNRAVEPGRLFLGAGTYQHAVPAVVDEVINRSEFLTAYAGEPYEDHGRFQALFQYQSLMGELLNQDVVNVPTYDGFQAAATSLAMAGRITGRRTVLLVSDAHPDKLSKVRDYIAPTIDLVLVPTVDGVADVAAATGMLDDATAAIWIETPSYTGALETAVAELSDAAHAVGAVVIVGTDPIGLGILTPPADQGADIVHGDIQSLGLHPWFGGAHAGFIAVHDDPRFVMELPSRLFGLASTDVPGEYGFGDVAYDRTSFALREEGKEWVGTAAALWGIAAGVYLSLMGPKGMAEVGETVLARTAYASRALAALPGVALADGATHFREFVIDLRDAALTAPELVAAGRASGFEPGHAIDETHLLVCVTEQNTQSDIDDLAAVLSDALGAGAAAGAQKKEQSA encoded by the coding sequence ATGACCCAACCATTCGTCCACCCGTACGTGCCGAACACGGCGCCGGCATCCCGTCAGGCGATGCTCGACGCCGTCGGCGCGGAGTCCGTCGAGGAGTTCTACGCCGACGTGCCCGCCGACCTGCGCCTGGCCGGCCCGCTCGACCTGCCGGAGCCGCTCGTCGCCGAGCAGGACCTGGTGCGTCACGTCGGCGGCCTGCTGCGCCGCAACCGCGCGGTGGAGCCCGGCCGGCTGTTCCTCGGCGCCGGCACGTACCAGCACGCCGTGCCCGCCGTGGTGGACGAGGTCATCAACCGCAGCGAGTTCCTCACCGCGTACGCCGGAGAGCCGTACGAGGACCACGGCCGGTTCCAGGCGCTGTTCCAGTACCAGTCGCTGATGGGCGAGCTGCTCAACCAGGATGTGGTCAACGTGCCGACGTACGACGGCTTCCAGGCCGCGGCGACCTCTCTCGCGATGGCGGGCCGCATCACCGGCCGCCGCACCGTGCTGCTGGTGAGCGACGCGCATCCGGACAAGCTGTCCAAGGTGCGCGACTACATCGCACCGACCATCGACCTCGTCCTGGTCCCCACCGTCGACGGCGTCGCCGACGTCGCCGCGGCCACCGGGATGCTCGACGACGCGACGGCAGCGATTTGGATCGAGACCCCGAGCTACACCGGAGCACTCGAGACCGCCGTCGCCGAACTCTCCGACGCCGCCCACGCGGTCGGAGCCGTCGTCATCGTCGGCACCGACCCGATCGGTCTCGGCATCCTCACCCCGCCCGCCGATCAGGGCGCGGACATCGTCCACGGCGACATCCAGTCCCTCGGGCTGCACCCCTGGTTCGGCGGAGCGCACGCCGGTTTCATCGCCGTGCACGACGATCCCCGCTTCGTGATGGAGCTGCCGTCGCGCCTGTTCGGCCTCGCCTCCACCGACGTGCCGGGCGAGTACGGCTTCGGCGACGTCGCATACGACCGCACCTCCTTCGCCCTCCGCGAGGAAGGGAAGGAGTGGGTCGGCACCGCCGCAGCGCTCTGGGGCATCGCGGCGGGCGTCTACCTCTCCCTGATGGGCCCGAAGGGCATGGCGGAGGTCGGAGAGACCGTCCTCGCCCGCACGGCGTACGCCTCCCGCGCCCTCGCCGCCCTTCCCGGCGTGGCGCTCGCCGACGGGGCGACGCACTTCCGCGAGTTCGTCATCGACCTCCGGGATGCGGCGCTCACCGCACCGGAACTGGTCGCCGCAGGTCGCGCATCCGGATTCGAGCCAGGCCACGCCATCGACGAGACGCACCTCCTGGTGTGCGTCACAGAGCAGAACACCCAGTCAGACATCGACGACCTCGCCGCCGTGCTCTCCGACGCCCTCGGCGCCGGTGCTGCGGCTGGCGCACAGAAGAAGGAGCAGAGCGCATGA
- the gcvPB gene encoding aminomethyl-transferring glycine dehydrogenase subunit GcvPB, translating into MSLPIAPKPPVRRFHQARWDEPVVFELHTPGERGVLVSRPEAGVREAVGDVVAALPASLRRSAPPALPEIGQMRVLKHYLRLSQENLGADLNVDVGQGTCTMKYAPKVNEAIIRTPDLTELHPLQDPASAQGILEIVWRTERMLAEISGMSRVSLQTSGGSEAIWANISMIRAYHASRGEAEQRDEVITTIFSHPSNAAAAKAAGYRVITIHPDADGYPDIDALRTALSPRTAAIMVTNPEDTGIYNPRIREWVELAHGVGALASYDQANANGILGITRARDAGFDVCHFNLHKTFGTPHGCGGPGSGANAVSEALAPFLPGPVVERVGDRYVLDADRPQSIGSVAPFYGVTPNIVRTYAWISALGAEGLRAVAETAVLNNNYLMKRILAIPGASAPYATGRRRIEQVRYSWQELFEETGISSEEIGVRASDFGMHYWTSHHPYIVPQPFTLEPTESYSMAELDEYANVLAEVAREARETPEVVRSAPHNQTVHHTHHDDLDDPDRWAVTWRAYQRKYAGAGEGAFAPFSAPSSEAAGAGPATGAAAGAASASSSDEAAA; encoded by the coding sequence ATGAGCCTCCCCATCGCCCCCAAACCGCCCGTGCGGCGTTTCCACCAGGCGCGCTGGGACGAGCCCGTCGTGTTCGAACTGCACACGCCGGGCGAGCGCGGAGTGCTCGTCTCCCGCCCGGAGGCCGGCGTGCGCGAGGCCGTCGGCGACGTCGTCGCGGCGCTTCCCGCATCCCTCCGGCGCAGTGCACCGCCCGCGCTGCCGGAGATCGGGCAGATGCGGGTGCTCAAGCACTACCTGCGCCTCAGCCAGGAGAACCTCGGCGCCGACCTCAACGTCGACGTCGGCCAGGGCACCTGCACCATGAAGTACGCGCCGAAGGTCAACGAGGCGATCATCCGGACCCCCGACCTCACCGAGCTGCACCCGCTGCAGGATCCGGCGAGCGCGCAGGGCATCCTCGAGATCGTCTGGCGCACCGAGCGGATGCTCGCCGAGATCTCGGGAATGAGCCGCGTCTCCCTGCAGACCAGCGGAGGATCGGAGGCGATCTGGGCCAACATCTCGATGATCCGCGCCTACCACGCCTCCCGCGGCGAGGCCGAGCAGCGGGATGAGGTCATCACCACGATCTTCTCCCACCCGTCCAACGCGGCGGCGGCCAAGGCGGCGGGATACCGGGTCATCACCATCCACCCGGATGCGGACGGCTACCCCGACATCGACGCCCTCCGCACCGCGCTCTCCCCGCGCACCGCGGCGATCATGGTCACCAACCCGGAGGACACGGGCATCTACAACCCGCGCATCCGGGAGTGGGTGGAGCTCGCGCACGGTGTCGGCGCGCTCGCCTCGTACGACCAGGCCAACGCCAACGGCATCCTCGGCATCACCCGCGCCCGCGACGCCGGATTCGACGTGTGCCACTTCAACCTGCACAAGACGTTCGGAACGCCGCACGGCTGCGGCGGCCCCGGCTCGGGAGCGAACGCCGTCTCCGAGGCGCTCGCGCCGTTCCTGCCCGGCCCGGTGGTCGAGCGCGTCGGCGACCGCTACGTCCTGGATGCCGACCGGCCGCAGTCGATCGGCTCCGTCGCCCCGTTCTACGGCGTCACCCCGAACATCGTGCGCACGTACGCCTGGATCAGCGCGCTCGGCGCGGAGGGCCTGCGCGCCGTGGCCGAGACGGCGGTGCTGAACAACAACTACCTGATGAAGCGCATCCTCGCGATCCCCGGGGCCAGCGCGCCGTACGCGACCGGCCGCCGCCGCATCGAGCAGGTGCGGTACTCCTGGCAGGAGCTGTTCGAGGAGACGGGCATCAGCTCCGAGGAGATCGGCGTCCGCGCCTCCGACTTCGGCATGCACTACTGGACCAGCCACCACCCGTACATCGTTCCGCAGCCGTTCACGCTCGAACCGACGGAGTCGTACTCGATGGCCGAACTGGACGAGTACGCCAACGTGCTCGCCGAGGTCGCCCGCGAGGCCCGCGAGACGCCGGAGGTGGTGCGCTCGGCGCCGCACAACCAGACCGTGCACCACACCCACCACGACGACCTGGACGACCCGGATCGCTGGGCGGTGACCTGGCGGGCGTACCAGCGGAAGTACGCCGGGGCGGGAGAGGGTGCGTTCGCGCCGTTCTCCGCTCCGTCGTCCGAGGCGGCTGGCGCTGGTCCTGCGACTGGTGCTGCCGCTGGCGCTGCGTCGGCCTCCTCCTCCGACGAGGCTGCTGCGTAG
- a CDS encoding NAD(+)/NADH kinase, translated as MSSLRQLRPAIGVVVNPVAGIGGPAGLVGSDGEAVQREAAARGSHARAAERAAAALAVLAGAHPGLEVLTASGPLGEDAVRAAGLLPRVVYAPDARRGQTGDGLVGVGLAGDGTTGDDTARAVAAFVADGATLVLFAGGDGTARDAARGAPAHTALLGIPAGVKMYSGCFAVAPAAAGAIAAEWLTAGGLPTREAEVLDLDEELLRAGRPDPRLFALVRVPVARERTQARKAPTPTSEADAVRRAAAGAVAAMRPGVRYLLGPGGTLAAVSRELGVPATPLGVDIVQDGMLVARDVSEQQAIASIAGHPAQAVVTVIGGQGFLLGRGNQQLSPAVLDAIGSDPLLAGPLMVVATEQKLIDLAGRPLLVDTGDTSLDARLAGHLRVTTGPSSSSIYPVSAASAATTEGAHTCV; from the coding sequence ATGTCCTCCCTCCGTCAGCTCCGCCCGGCGATCGGGGTGGTCGTGAACCCCGTCGCCGGGATCGGGGGACCGGCCGGCCTCGTCGGCAGCGACGGCGAGGCGGTGCAGCGCGAGGCCGCCGCGCGCGGTTCGCACGCCCGTGCCGCCGAGCGCGCTGCCGCGGCCCTCGCGGTGCTGGCGGGCGCGCATCCCGGGCTGGAGGTGCTGACGGCGTCCGGGCCGCTCGGCGAGGATGCGGTGCGCGCCGCCGGTCTCCTCCCGCGCGTCGTCTACGCTCCGGATGCGCGGCGCGGCCAAACGGGCGACGGCCTCGTGGGCGTCGGCCTAGCGGGCGACGGCACCACGGGCGACGACACCGCGCGTGCCGTCGCGGCCTTCGTGGCCGATGGCGCCACCCTCGTGCTGTTCGCGGGTGGAGACGGCACGGCACGGGATGCGGCACGAGGCGCCCCGGCGCACACCGCGCTGCTCGGCATCCCGGCCGGGGTCAAGATGTACTCCGGCTGCTTCGCCGTCGCTCCCGCCGCAGCGGGCGCGATCGCCGCGGAGTGGCTGACCGCCGGCGGCCTGCCGACGCGCGAGGCGGAAGTCCTCGACCTTGACGAGGAGCTCCTGCGCGCCGGCCGGCCGGACCCTCGCCTGTTCGCGCTCGTCCGCGTCCCCGTCGCCCGCGAGCGCACCCAGGCACGCAAAGCGCCCACCCCCACCAGCGAGGCCGACGCCGTCCGCCGGGCAGCGGCGGGCGCCGTCGCCGCCATGCGGCCGGGCGTGCGCTACCTGCTCGGGCCCGGAGGAACGCTCGCCGCGGTGTCGCGCGAACTGGGCGTGCCGGCCACCCCGCTCGGCGTCGACATCGTGCAGGACGGAATGCTCGTCGCACGCGACGTGTCGGAGCAGCAGGCCATCGCATCCATTGCCGGACACCCCGCGCAGGCCGTCGTGACCGTGATCGGCGGCCAGGGCTTCCTCCTCGGGCGCGGCAATCAGCAGCTCTCGCCCGCCGTGCTCGACGCCATCGGCTCCGACCCTCTGCTCGCCGGCCCCCTGATGGTTGTCGCGACCGAACAGAAACTCATCGACCTCGCCGGACGACCGCTCCTGGTCGACACCGGCGACACCAGCCTCGACGCACGCCTCGCCGGTCACCTCCGGGTGACCACCGGTCCGTCGTCGTCGAGCATCTACCCTGTCAGTGCCGCCAGTGCGGCCACCACCGAAGGAGCGCACACATGCGTCTAG
- a CDS encoding SDR family oxidoreductase gives MRLADKSAIVTGGAGGIGRATSLAFAAEGARVAVVDVAPGAAEKVAEEIRAAGGTAIALTADVSNESDIERVVADTVSVFGGVDVVFNNAGIIRRTTAVETTADEWDRVFGVNVKGIFLMCKHVVPVMAANGGGSIVNTGSGWGLKGGAQAISYCASKGAVVNMTRALAIDHGPQGIRVNSVNPGDVNTGMLRDEARQLGQEAGSFLAEAADRPLQRMGEPQEIAAAVVWLASDESSYVTGSALVVDGGGIA, from the coding sequence ATGCGTCTAGCCGACAAGTCCGCCATCGTCACCGGAGGAGCCGGCGGCATCGGTCGCGCCACCTCCCTCGCCTTCGCGGCGGAGGGCGCGCGCGTCGCCGTCGTGGATGTCGCGCCCGGCGCGGCGGAGAAAGTCGCGGAGGAGATCCGCGCGGCGGGAGGCACAGCCATCGCCCTCACAGCAGACGTGTCGAACGAGTCGGACATCGAGCGGGTCGTCGCGGACACCGTCTCCGTGTTCGGGGGCGTCGACGTCGTCTTCAACAACGCGGGCATCATCCGCCGCACCACTGCGGTCGAGACCACGGCCGACGAGTGGGACCGCGTCTTCGGCGTCAACGTCAAAGGCATCTTCCTGATGTGCAAGCACGTCGTGCCCGTCATGGCGGCCAACGGCGGAGGATCCATCGTCAACACCGGCTCCGGATGGGGGCTCAAGGGAGGAGCGCAGGCCATCTCGTACTGCGCATCCAAGGGTGCGGTCGTCAACATGACCCGCGCGCTCGCCATCGACCACGGCCCGCAGGGCATCCGCGTCAACTCGGTGAACCCTGGGGACGTCAACACCGGGATGCTCCGCGACGAGGCCCGCCAGCTCGGCCAGGAGGCCGGGTCGTTCCTCGCGGAAGCCGCCGACCGCCCGCTGCAGCGCATGGGGGAGCCGCAGGAGATCGCCGCTGCCGTCGTGTGGCTCGCCTCCGACGAGTCCTCGTACGTGACCGGTTCCGCGCTCGTCGTGGACGGTGGAGGCATCGCCTAG